A genomic segment from Fuerstiella sp. encodes:
- a CDS encoding Gfo/Idh/MocA family oxidoreductase translates to MTESDRRSFLAASAAGALATQPLFGAVDKPAGPVRVGQIGTKHAHAGGKMAAMRKFPELFEVVGVAEPDSEQRNRVQDSPAYRGVNWMTEEELFNTSGLEAVAVETRIDGLLSSAQRCVEAGLHIHLDKPAGDSLPEFRNICKTADAQGVMIQMGYMFRSNPAFRFTFNAVRQGWLGDIFQVHCEMSKKIGDSTRAQLSRYAGGSMFELGCHLIDAVVTVLGAPHRVTSFNRNTRPDFDDLKDTCLAVFEYPNATASIRSSVCEVEGGRRRQFTVCGTKGTVVIRPLEPFRLSLTLESDTETYRRGTHQLELPASTGRYDGDMQHFAAVIRNKEPAEYNTDHDLAVQEAVLRASNMPLNVE, encoded by the coding sequence ATGACGGAATCCGACCGAAGATCGTTTCTCGCCGCTTCTGCCGCCGGAGCTCTTGCGACTCAACCCTTGTTTGGGGCAGTGGACAAACCGGCCGGACCCGTTCGCGTTGGCCAGATTGGTACCAAACATGCGCATGCCGGCGGCAAAATGGCCGCCATGCGAAAGTTCCCTGAACTGTTCGAAGTGGTGGGCGTGGCTGAACCCGACAGCGAACAACGAAATCGCGTGCAGGATTCCCCCGCATACCGTGGCGTCAACTGGATGACAGAAGAAGAACTGTTCAATACCAGCGGGCTGGAGGCGGTCGCTGTGGAAACACGCATTGACGGGTTGCTGTCCTCAGCGCAACGTTGCGTGGAGGCCGGGCTGCACATTCATCTGGACAAGCCGGCCGGAGACTCACTGCCTGAATTCAGAAACATCTGTAAAACCGCAGATGCGCAGGGTGTCATGATTCAGATGGGGTACATGTTCCGCAGCAATCCGGCTTTTCGTTTCACATTCAATGCCGTCCGACAGGGATGGCTGGGCGACATCTTTCAGGTGCATTGTGAGATGAGCAAGAAGATCGGCGATTCAACGCGAGCGCAGTTGTCGCGGTATGCAGGGGGCTCGATGTTTGAGCTGGGCTGTCATCTCATCGACGCTGTGGTGACGGTGCTTGGAGCGCCGCACAGGGTGACCTCGTTCAATCGCAACACGCGTCCTGATTTTGACGATCTCAAAGACACGTGTCTGGCCGTCTTTGAATATCCCAATGCGACAGCCTCCATTCGTAGTTCCGTATGCGAAGTTGAGGGAGGCCGCCGACGTCAGTTCACAGTCTGCGGGACGAAAGGTACGGTCGTCATTCGACCACTGGAGCCGTTTCGTCTGTCACTCACACTGGAATCCGACACCGAAACTTACAGGCGAGGAACACATCAGCTTGAGCTTCCGGCTTCGACCGGGCGATACGACGGAGACATGCAGCACTTCGCGGCCGTGATCCGCAACAAAGAACCTGCTGAATATAACACCGACCATGACCTGGCCGTTCAGGAAGCCGTGCTGCGAGCCAGCAACATGCCTCTCAACGTCGAATAG
- a CDS encoding MFS transporter → MTNQSSELDLRWNENISGYQWLVLIVASLGWVFDVFEGQIFVASMREAMPQLLGAASADDSVVARWNNYALAAFLLGGAFGGILFGMLSDRIGRSKTMIVTILFYSIFTCLTAFSNAAWQMVLLRFLVAMGVGGEWAVASAMIAEVMPKRSRPVMGSIFHASSVFGTVMAVAVGYFVISARLWGDDTWRLGFLIGIVPAFLVIVIRWKMKEPEQWHQARAREKQDPSQVTGSIPDLFNRDHLRNTLVGVTLATIGLVTFWGCHIYGKNALLRSAQIQALATEDVPEDADPSIRQAALKTHSAEIKRAEMVSMLLNTIGGGLGLVLFGWVSNVVGRRGAFVFYHAGGFVMALLMFLVLIPFRAPIPVLWFALPIFGFLTLGMHAGYAVYFPELFPTRLRGTGTGFCFNAGRLGTAVAIMLAAQMGWAAEQTALYLAPLYALGIAVTLVASETRGEELPE, encoded by the coding sequence ATGACGAATCAATCTTCAGAGTTGGACCTCAGATGGAACGAGAACATCTCCGGTTACCAGTGGCTGGTGCTGATTGTTGCGTCGCTGGGCTGGGTGTTCGATGTTTTCGAAGGCCAGATTTTTGTGGCTTCGATGCGCGAAGCCATGCCACAGCTGCTGGGCGCGGCATCGGCAGATGACTCTGTTGTCGCCCGCTGGAACAACTATGCGCTGGCCGCCTTTTTGCTTGGCGGTGCGTTTGGGGGAATCCTGTTTGGCATGCTGAGTGACAGGATTGGGCGGTCAAAGACGATGATCGTAACGATTCTGTTTTATTCGATCTTTACCTGTCTCACCGCCTTTTCAAATGCAGCCTGGCAAATGGTGCTGCTGCGGTTCCTGGTGGCCATGGGAGTGGGAGGCGAGTGGGCGGTGGCCAGCGCCATGATTGCTGAAGTCATGCCCAAACGATCCCGTCCGGTGATGGGTTCAATCTTTCATGCCTCAAGCGTGTTTGGAACGGTGATGGCGGTCGCCGTCGGATATTTTGTCATCAGCGCTCGACTTTGGGGCGATGACACCTGGCGACTGGGATTCCTGATCGGCATCGTTCCCGCGTTTCTGGTCATCGTCATTCGCTGGAAGATGAAAGAGCCGGAGCAGTGGCATCAGGCCCGGGCGCGGGAAAAACAGGATCCGTCACAGGTGACCGGCTCGATTCCGGATCTGTTCAATCGTGATCATCTTCGAAATACTCTGGTCGGTGTCACTTTGGCCACAATCGGGCTGGTCACTTTCTGGGGATGTCACATTTACGGCAAGAATGCTTTGCTGCGGTCGGCTCAGATTCAGGCGCTGGCGACGGAGGATGTTCCCGAGGATGCCGACCCATCCATACGACAGGCTGCCCTGAAAACGCATTCTGCAGAGATCAAACGGGCTGAAATGGTGAGCATGCTGCTGAACACCATCGGTGGGGGACTCGGATTGGTTCTGTTCGGCTGGGTTTCAAATGTCGTCGGCCGCAGAGGAGCTTTCGTCTTCTATCATGCCGGTGGATTCGTCATGGCACTGCTGATGTTTTTGGTGCTGATTCCGTTCAGGGCGCCGATCCCTGTGCTGTGGTTCGCGCTACCGATCTTTGGATTTCTTACGCTTGGCATGCACGCCGGGTATGCGGTTTATTTTCCGGAACTGTTTCCCACCAGACTGCGCGGGACCGGGACCGGGTTTTGTTTCAACGCCGGGCGTCTGGGCACGGCCGTGGCAATCATGCTGGCCGCACAAATGGGCTGGGCGGCCGAACAAACGGCGCTGTACCTGGCACCGCTCTACGCACTTGGAATCGCAGTCACGCTGGTTGCAAGTGAAACACGTGGTGAAGAACTGCCGGAATAG